The Chroococcidiopsis sp. SAG 2025 genomic sequence CGCTTGCGAACATCGTTTCTACAATTATTGCTCCGCAAACGCAAGAATCATTCAAGATTGCGGCTGCGAGAAGAACTGTTGAACAAGCAGTCACGCAGCGTCCCGCACTCAAGCAAGATTTCGACGATGCATTAAGCGATCGCCTTGCTAAGTATGGGATTATCGTACTTGACACTAGTGTGGTCGATCTAGATTTCTCACCAGAGTTTACTAAAGCGGTAGAGGAAAAGCAAATTGCCGAACAAAGAGCGCAAAGAGCAGCATATGTGGCGCAAGAAGCAGCCCAAGAAGCCGAGGCAGAAATTAACCGAGCCAAAGGTAAGGCAGAAGCCCAGAGACTCCTCGCCGAAACTCTAAAAGCACAGGGCGGACAATTAGTTTTACAAAAAGAAGCGATTGAAGC encodes the following:
- a CDS encoding prohibitin family protein, producing MEIDWLNKWKVPVGVAIAVIFLLLAANPFVIISPGQAGVISILGKAREGALYEGVHLKPPLVAKVDIYDLTVQKFEVPAQSSTKDLQDLSARFAINFRLAPDRVVEIRRKQGTLANIVSTIIAPQTQESFKIAAARRTVEQAVTQRPALKQDFDDALSDRLAKYGIIVLDTSVVDLDFSPEFTKAVEEKQIAEQRAQRAAYVAQEAAQEAEAEINRAKGKAEAQRLLAETLKAQGGQLVLQKEAIEA